Proteins encoded in a region of the Vitis riparia cultivar Riparia Gloire de Montpellier isolate 1030 chromosome 7, EGFV_Vit.rip_1.0, whole genome shotgun sequence genome:
- the LOC117918446 gene encoding isoamylase 2, chloroplastic, whose amino-acid sequence MTTLIPSLVIRPCCVNCGARDSSKLVAATHYICGNKVAHGLEKMDLERKVILGVVAQNATRNCFRNINWKVSATSHIAIEETENRYSTTEIEELESRLNYLFLTEIGGQVKVIVGKKNKKYIVSIEVSSLQLYNSDNKLILSWGVFRSNSSCFMPVDFQNSVPEVGSNTTEIPFMERSSGSFALKLDFEANHAPFYLSFLLKSTLDTDLSSSDIRSHRKTNFCIPVGFGRGYPAPLGLSFSSDGSPNFAFFSRNAGGVVLCLYDGTSDKPALEIDLDPYVNRTGDIWHASMESVGPFVSYGYRCKEANLQDNGETLHTQHVHLDPYAKLIRNSFSDDHGLKPQPRLGELQKEPAFNWNDDVHPCIPIEKLVVYRLNVMHFTKDESSQVAPDLAGTFSGLMEKLHHFKDLGVNAVLLEPIFSFDEQKGPYFPFHFFSPMNVYGPSSGPVSTINSVKEMVKRLHANGIEVLLEVVFTHTAESGALQGIDDSCYYYVNGDADLGIRNALNCNYSIVQQMIVDSLRYWVTEFHVDGFCFINASSLLRGFHGEYLSRPPLVETIAFDPLLSKTKIIADCWDPRNMLPKEIRFPHWKRWAEMNTRFCNDVRNFLRGEGLSDFATRLCGSGDIFMDGRGPAFSFNFTTKNFGLPLVDLVSFSSSELASELSWNCGEEGPTNKTTVLERRLKQIRNFLFILYVSLGVPILNMGDECGQSSGGSPAYGDRKPFNWNSVKTGFGIQTIQFISFLSSLRSRRSDLLQRRSFLKEESIDWHGSDQSPPRWDDPSSKFLAMTLKAENMEGLLPSESSSIKGDLFIAFNTADRSVKVILPPPPTGMVWHRLVDTALPFPGFFTADGEAILKKKSGLVTYKMESHSCALFEANTLDV is encoded by the coding sequence ATGACAACATTAATACCATCACTTGTAATTCGTCCCTGCTGTGTGAACTGTGGAGCAAGGGATTCGTCTAAATTGGTAGCTGCCACCCATTACATCTGTGGAAACAAGGTCGCCCATGGTTTGGAGAAAATGGATTTGGAAAGAAAGGTAATTCTTGGTGTAGTTGCTCAAAATGCCACAAGAAATTGTTTTCGGAATATTAACTGGAAGGTGTCTGCTACATCACACATTGCTATTGAAGAAACTGAAAACAGATACTCTACAACTGAAATTGAAGAACTAGAAAGCAGATTAAATTATCTATTTTTGACTGAAATTGGTGGTCAAGTGAAGGTAAttgttggaaagaaaaataagaaatacatAGTGTCTATTGAAGTTTCATCCCTGCAACTTTATAATAGCGACAATAAGCTAATACTGAGTTGGGGTGTCTTCAGATCCAACTCCTCTTGTTTCATGCCTGTGGATTTTCAGAATTCAGTTCCAGAAGTTGGATCCAATACCACTGAGATCCCATTCATGGAAAGATCTTCTGGCAGCTTTGCACTCAAGTTGGACTTCGAAGCAAATCATGCCCCTTTCTATCTCTCATTTCTACTGAAGTCTACATTAGATACAGATTTGAGTAGCTCAGACATTAGAAGCCATAGGAAGACAAATTTTTGCATCCCCGTTGGTTTTGGTAGAGGGTATCCAGCTCCTCTAGGTCTCTCCTTCTCAAGTGATGGTTCTCCAAATTTTGCCTTTTTCTCAAGAAATGCAGGTGGTGTGGTTCTGTGCTTGTATGATGGCACATCAGACAAACCTGCTTTAGAGATTGATCTTGATCCATATGTCAACCGAACTGGTGATATTTGGCATGCATCAATGGAAAGTGTTGGGCCATTTGTGAGCTATGGGTATCGCTGCAAGGAGGCTAATCTTCAGGACAATGGAGAAACGTTGCACACACAGCATGTTCATTTGGATCCATATGCTAAGCTTATTAGGAACTCCTTTTCTGATGATCATGGACTTAAACCTCAGCCACGTCTTGGAGAATTACAGAAAGAACCTGCTTTCAATTGGAATGACGATGTTCATCCTTGCATACCAATAGAGAAACTAGTGGTATACCGGCTAAATGTGATGCACTTTACCAAGGATGAGTCCAGTCAGGTTGCTCCTGATCTTGCAGGGACCTTCTCTGGTCTGATGGAGAAGCTGCACCATTTCAAAGATCTTGGAGTGAATGCAGTCTTGTTAGAGCCCATTTTCTCATTTGACGAGCAAAAAGGACCGTATTTCCCATTCCATTTCTTTTCACCAATGAATGTATATGGACCTTCCAGTGGCCCTGTATCTACTATTAATTCTGTGAAGGAGATGGTGAAGAGATTGCATGCCAATGGAATAGAGGTCTTACTGGAAGTTGTTTTCACCCATACCGCCGAGAGTGGAGCACTGCAGGGAATTGATGACTCGTGCTATTATTATGTGAATGGGGATGCGGATTTAGGAATCAGAAATGCTTTGAATTGTAACTATTCCATTGTCCAACAGATGATTGTGGATAGTCTTCGATATTGGGTAACCGAGTTTCATGTAGATGGGTTTTGTTTCATAAATGCATCATCTCTGTTGAGGGGGTTTCATGGTGAATACTTGTCTCGCCCTCCTTTGGTTGAGACTATTGCTTTTGACCCATTACTCTCAAAGACCAAGATCATTGCAGATTGCTGGGATCCTCGAAACATGTTGCCAAAGGAAATTCGTTTCCCACATTGGAAGAGATGGGCAGAAATGAATACAAGATTTTGCAATGATGTAAGAAATTTTTTGAGGGGTGAGGGACTTAGTGACTTTGCAACACGGCTTTGTGGGAGCGGGGACATCTTCATGGATGGGCGAGGCCCAGCGTTCTCCTTCAATTTTACTACCAAGAACTTTGGACTTCCTCTTGTGGACTTAGTCAGCTTCAGTAGCAGCGAGCTAGCTTCTGAACTGAGTTGGAATTGTGGAGAAGAAGGCCCCACAAATAAAACCACTGTCCTGGAAAGGCGACTTAAACAAATTCGTAATTTTCTCTTCATCTTGTACGTTTCCTTGGGTGTTCCCATCCTTAACATGGGAGATGAGTGCGGCCAGTCTTCTGGAGGTTCACCTGCATATGGTGACAGAAAACCTTTCAATTGGAATTCTGTCAAAACTGGTTTTGGAATTCAGACCATTCAGTTTATTTCATTTCTGAGTTCGCTAAGATCGAGACGTAGTGATCTTCTTCAGAGGAGGAGCTTCTTGAAAGAAGAAAGCATTGATTGGCATGGAAGCGACCAGTCTCCACCAAGATGGGATGACCCATCAAGCAAATTCCTGGCTATGACATTGAAAGCTGAGAACATGGAGGGGCTGCTGCCTTCTGAGTCTTCAAGCATTAAGGGTGACTTGTTCATTGCCTTCAATACAGCTGACCGCTCGGTAAAAGTAATTCTTCCCCCACCTCCCACAGGGATGGTATGGCATCGGTTAGTTGACACAGCTCTTCCATTTCCAGGATTTTTCACAGCAGATGGTGAGGCCATCTTAAAGAAGAAATCTGGATTAGTTACTTATAAAATGGAGTCTCATAGCTGTGCTCTATTTGAAGCCAATACCCTGGATGTTTGA